A stretch of the Vigna radiata var. radiata cultivar VC1973A chromosome 7, Vradiata_ver6, whole genome shotgun sequence genome encodes the following:
- the LOC106765788 gene encoding V-type proton ATPase subunit F: MANRVQIPSNNSALIAMIADEDTVVGFLLAGVGNVDIRRKTNYLIVDAKTTVKQIEDAFKEFTTREDIAIVMISQYVANMIRFLVDSYNKPVPAILEIPSKDHPYDPAHDSVLSRVKYLFNTESVASGRR; encoded by the exons ATGGCCAACAGAGTTCAAATTCCTAGCAACAACTCAGCACTCATTGCCATGATTGCAGATGAG GACACTGTAGTTGGGTTTCTGTTGGCTGGAGTGGGAAATGTTGACATACGTAGGAAGACAAATTACCTCATTGTGGATGCAA AAACAACTGTCAAACAAATTGAGGATGCATTCAAAGAATTTACAACAAGGGAGGATATTGCAATTGTGATGATTAGCCAATAT GTTGCAAATATGATAAGGTTTTTGGTTGATAGTTATAACAAGCCTGTTCCTGCAATTCTCGAAATCCCTTCTAAAGACCATCCTTATGATCCGGCACATGATTCAGTTCTGTCACGAGTGAAGTATCTCTTTAATACCGAATCAGTTGCATCTGGGAGACGCTGA
- the LOC111242138 gene encoding nicotinate phosphoribosyltransferase 1-like isoform X4, which translates to MTWFKNARLRNGVPNFCAVALALNDLGYKAIGIRLDSGDLAYLSCVIRKLFCSIEKEFGLPGFGKMSITASNDLNGETIDALNKQGHQIDAYGIEGEAKRSCSNCL; encoded by the exons GTTGAGAAATGGAGTACCTAACTTTTGTGCAGTTGCATTAGCTCTCAATGACTTAGG ATACAAAGCAATTGGCATTAGGCTGGATTCTGGTGACCTTGCATATTTGTCTTGTGTGATCAGGAAGCTGTTTTGCTCCATTGAGAAGGAATTTGGATTGCCTGGTTTCGGAAAGATGAGTATCACAGCTAGCAATGACCTTAATGGGGAAACAATAGATGCTTTAAACAAACAG GGTCATCAAATTGATGCCTATGGAATTG AAGGAGAAGCCAAGAGAAGCTGCTCCAATTGCCTATAG
- the LOC111242138 gene encoding nicotinate phosphoribosyltransferase 2-like isoform X3, whose amino-acid sequence MTWFKNARYKAIGIRLDSGDLAYLSCVIRKLFCSIEKEFGLPGFGKMSITASNDLNGETIDALNKQGHQIDAYGIGTYLVTCYAHAQAALGVVFKLVEINNKPRIGN is encoded by the exons ATACAAAGCAATTGGCATTAGGCTGGATTCTGGTGACCTTGCATATTTGTCTTGTGTGATCAGGAAGCTGTTTTGCTCCATTGAGAAGGAATTTGGATTGCCTGGTTTCGGAAAGATGAGTATCACAGCTAGCAATGACCTTAATGGGGAAACAATAGATGCTTTAAACAAACAG GGTCATCAAATTGATGCCTATGGAATTGGTACATACCTTGTTACGTGTTATGCTCATGCTCAAGCTGCTTTAGGTGTTGTTTTCAAGCTGgttgaaattaataataaacctCGTATTGGAAATTGA
- the LOC111242138 gene encoding nicotinate phosphoribosyltransferase 2-like isoform X1: MTWFKNARLRNGVPNFCAVALALNDLGYKAIGIRLDSGDLAYLSCVIRKLFCSIEKEFGLPGFGKMSITASNDLNGETIDALNKQGHQIDAYGIGTYLVTCYAHAQAALGVVFKLVEINNKPRIGN; the protein is encoded by the exons GTTGAGAAATGGAGTACCTAACTTTTGTGCAGTTGCATTAGCTCTCAATGACTTAGG ATACAAAGCAATTGGCATTAGGCTGGATTCTGGTGACCTTGCATATTTGTCTTGTGTGATCAGGAAGCTGTTTTGCTCCATTGAGAAGGAATTTGGATTGCCTGGTTTCGGAAAGATGAGTATCACAGCTAGCAATGACCTTAATGGGGAAACAATAGATGCTTTAAACAAACAG GGTCATCAAATTGATGCCTATGGAATTGGTACATACCTTGTTACGTGTTATGCTCATGCTCAAGCTGCTTTAGGTGTTGTTTTCAAGCTGgttgaaattaataataaacctCGTATTGGAAATTGA
- the LOC111242138 gene encoding nicotinate phosphoribosyltransferase 2-like isoform X2 produces MQGDVLSRYKAIGIRLDSGDLAYLSCVIRKLFCSIEKEFGLPGFGKMSITASNDLNGETIDALNKQGHQIDAYGIGTYLVTCYAHAQAALGVVFKLVEINNKPRIGN; encoded by the exons GTGATGTTCTGAGCAGATACAAAGCAATTGGCATTAGGCTGGATTCTGGTGACCTTGCATATTTGTCTTGTGTGATCAGGAAGCTGTTTTGCTCCATTGAGAAGGAATTTGGATTGCCTGGTTTCGGAAAGATGAGTATCACAGCTAGCAATGACCTTAATGGGGAAACAATAGATGCTTTAAACAAACAG GGTCATCAAATTGATGCCTATGGAATTGGTACATACCTTGTTACGTGTTATGCTCATGCTCAAGCTGCTTTAGGTGTTGTTTTCAAGCTGgttgaaattaataataaacctCGTATTGGAAATTGA
- the LOC111242138 gene encoding nicotinate phosphoribosyltransferase 2-like isoform X5, translated as MTWFKNARKLFCSIEKEFGLPGFGKMSITASNDLNGETIDALNKQGHQIDAYGIGTYLVTCYAHAQAALGVVFKLVEINNKPRIGN; from the exons GAAGCTGTTTTGCTCCATTGAGAAGGAATTTGGATTGCCTGGTTTCGGAAAGATGAGTATCACAGCTAGCAATGACCTTAATGGGGAAACAATAGATGCTTTAAACAAACAG GGTCATCAAATTGATGCCTATGGAATTGGTACATACCTTGTTACGTGTTATGCTCATGCTCAAGCTGCTTTAGGTGTTGTTTTCAAGCTGgttgaaattaataataaacctCGTATTGGAAATTGA
- the LOC106766211 gene encoding uncharacterized protein LOC106766211 gives MATANIEGFFKLQYERLYDYAHELMRSNPGSTVKVKVGRNGDNVIFNRIYVCFKACKDNFVCCWPIIHLDGCFLKGKYGGELLTAVARDGNDQMCPLAYVVVEVENKDTWTWFLELLIDNLGGGGFCSRCTFMSDQQKGLMQAFQQLLPSVDQRFYVRHLYSNFRKKFPGIILRQLVWKAAATSHPQAWDAVIRQIKDVNEDAFKHLISIAPRFWSRSRFSGRPSCDTIVNNISEAFNSVIVDARGKPIITIWSGLQVFEIRRTSNIAEKYVVDVDKRDCSCRKWLLTGIPCCHALTAVRFLNMNPEYFIPNWFRTTTYEETYNPIIFPVNGPELWQRTSYPDILPPPNRVLPGRPRKNKRLESWEQIRDDTQLGQAGIPKRCGICRQLGHRRTNCPQVSQHQHDQPTTNPTQGSEQQDQQPTQDATQGTQQEDHQPTPHATQGSQITHDDTARPV, from the exons ATGGCTACCGCCAACATTGAAGGTTTTTTCAAACTGCAGTATGAAAGACTATATGATTATGCTCATGAATTAATGAGATCAAACCCTGGTTCAACAGTCAAAGTAAAAGTGGGACGAAATGGGGATAATGTTATATTCAATAGAATTTATGTGTGTTTCAAAGCATGTAAAGACAACTTTGTCTGTTGTTGGCCTATCATACATTTGGATGGTTGTTTTTTAAAAGGGAAGTATGGAGGTGAGCTTTTAACTGCTGTTGCAAGAGATGGTAATGATCAGATGTGTCCATTGGCCTATGTTGTTGTTGAAGTAGAAAACAAGGACACATGGACTTGGTTTTTAGAACTGTTAATTGATAATCTTGGAGGAGGAGGATTCTGTTCAAGGTGCACATTTATGTCAGATCAACAGAAA GGACTTATGCAAGCTTTCCAGCAATTGCTGCCTAGTGTGGACCAACGTTTCTATGTAAGGCACTTGTATTCCAATTTTCGAAAGAAATTTCCTGGCATAATTCTGAGACAATTAGTGTGGAAGGCGGCAGCAACTTCACACCCCCAAGCATGGGATGCAGTCATAAGACAAATCAAGGATGTCAACGAAGACGCGTTTAAACACTTGATAAGTATTGCACCAAG GTTTTGGTCTAGGTCAAGGTTTTCAGGAAGACCTTCATGTGACACAATTGTGAATAACATCTCTGAAGCTTTTAACAGCGTCATTGTAGATGCAAGGGGGAAACCTATTATAACAAT TTGGTCAGGGCTTCAAGTATTTGAGATCCGGCGTACCTCCAATATTGCAGAAAAATATGTGGTTGATGTAGACAAAAGAGATTGTAGCTGCAGAAAGTGGCTTCTCACAGGGATACCTTGCTGCCATGCACTCACAGCTGTGAGGTTTTTAAACATGAATCCAGAATACTTCATACCAAATTGGTTTAGGACCACCACTTATGAAGAAACTTACAATCCAATAATTTTCCCTGTGAATGGACCTGAGTTATGGCAAAGAACATCATATCCTGATATTTTGCCTCCTCCTAATAGGGTCTTGCCAGGTAGaccaagaaaaaacaaaagattggAGAGTTGGGAGCAAATAAGGGATGATACTCAACTTGGACAAGCTGGAATCCCAAAGAGATGTGGCATTTGTAGGCAATTAGGGCATAGAAGAACTAATTGCCCTCAAGTAAGTCAACATCAACATGACCAACCTACAACAAACCCCACTCAAGGAAGTGAACAACAAGACCAACAACCTACACAAGATGCCACTCAAGGAACTCAACAAGAAGACCATCAACCTACACCACATGCCACTCAAGGAAGTCAAATTACTCATGATGACACTGCAAGACCAGTTTAG